One segment of Primulina tabacum isolate GXHZ01 chromosome 14, ASM2559414v2, whole genome shotgun sequence DNA contains the following:
- the LOC142525483 gene encoding homocysteine S-methyltransferase 1-like has product MGRESNALEDLIEKAGGCAVVDGGFATQLERYGASINDPLWSALCLIKDPDLIKRVHLEYLEAGADILVTSSYQATLPGFLSKGLSMEEAESLLTKSVSIAVEARDKFWFSGKSGDNYSRALVAASIGSYGAYLSDGSEYSGNYGPHVTLEKLKDFHRRRLQVLVAAGPDLLAFETIPNKLEAQACVELLDEEKVEIPSWICFSSVDGENAPSGESFEECLDIINKSSRVVAVGINCAPPHFVLTLVQKFKEWTRKAIVVYPNSGEIWDGVAKKWRPSKCFDDEKFEIFASQWRDAGAKLIGGCCRTTPGTIRAVSKVLKKR; this is encoded by the exons ATGGGGAGAGAGAGTAATGCACTGGAGGATCTGATAGAGAAGGCCGGTGGTTGCGCCGTCGTAGACGGCGGTTTTGCCACCCAGCTTGAGAGATACGGCGCCTCCATTAACGACCCTCTCTGGAGCGCCCTCTGCCTGATCAAAGACCCCGATCTCATCAAACGG GTACATTTGGAGTACTTGGAAGCTGGTGCGGATATATTGGTAACTTCATCATATCAG GCAACTCTACCAGGATTTCTATCCAAGGGATTGTCCATGGAGGAAGCCGAATCATTGCTTACCAAAAGCGTGAGCATTGCTGTCGAAGCCCGTGATAAGTTCTGGTTCTCCGGAAAATCTGGAGACAATTACAGCAGGGCATTGGTTGCCGCATCCATCGGAAGCTATGGTGCGTATCTTTCAGATGGTTCGGAGTACAG TGGGAATTATGGACCTCATGTAACTTTGGAGAAATTAAAGGATTTCCATCGCCGTAGGCTGCAAGTTCTTGTGGCAGCAGGGCCAGATTTGCTTGCTTTTGAGACCATTCCAAACAAACTAGAGGCTCAG GCTTGTGTCGAGTTGCTCGATGAAGAAAAGGTCGAGATCCCATCTTGGATTTGTTTCAGTTCAGTCGATGGCGAAAATGCTCCCTCGGGAGAAAGCTTTGAGGAGTGCCTTGACATAATCAACAAAAGTAGCAGAGTTGTTGCAGTTGGAATAAACTGTGCACCACCTCATTTTGTTCTTACACTTGTACAGAAATTCAAAGAG TGGACTAGGAAGGCCATAGTTGTGTACCCAAACAGTGGTGAGATATGGGATGGCGTGGCTAAAAAATGGCGG CCATCCAAGTGTTTTGATGATGAAAAATTCGAGATCTTTGCATCACAATGGCGGGATGCGGGTGCGAAACTCATAGGAGGCTGCTGTAGGACTACGCCTGGTACTATTCGCGCCGTTTCTAAAGTTTTGAAGAAGAGATGA